One genomic segment of Devosia sp. includes these proteins:
- a CDS encoding deoxyribodipyrimidine photo-lyase, translating into MSKALVWLRNDLRLSDNPALAAAATADQVQALYIHETDGNLRPIGAAARWWLHHSLQSLARDLAAIGVDLRVETGPAQATITEVAKAFGADEVHWNRRYAPAARDLDATIKSSLRGDGLAVTSHPGNVLVEPWDIETGQGKPYSVFTPFWKTLRDMPIARPLPAPSGNARKSQSVDGDYRQPHWAKKLAAHWTIGETAALDRLDDFLDEVAAYPEGRDVPAKPATSRLSPHLRFGEISPRQVWHRSRAFAHAHPEQAAAVEKFLSELAWRDFSYHQLYHRDDIATVPMQPKYEGVKWRHAPAQLAAWQRGQTGIPIVDAGMRELWETGYMHNRVRMLVASFLAKNLLIDWRQGENWFWDCLVDADEANNPASWQWVAGSGLDAAPYFRIFNPVTQGERFDGAGDYVRRWVPELAGLPERVIHKPAEAPADVLEQAGITIGRTYPAPIVDLKQTRQRALDAIGDL; encoded by the coding sequence GTGTCCAAAGCCCTTGTGTGGCTGCGCAATGATCTGCGCCTGTCCGACAATCCCGCCCTTGCCGCCGCCGCCACCGCGGATCAGGTGCAGGCCCTCTACATCCACGAAACCGACGGCAACCTGCGGCCCATCGGCGCCGCCGCCCGCTGGTGGTTGCATCACAGCCTGCAAAGCCTCGCCAGGGATCTTGCCGCCATCGGCGTCGACCTGCGCGTGGAAACCGGCCCGGCGCAAGCCACGATCACAGAGGTGGCCAAAGCGTTCGGTGCCGACGAAGTCCACTGGAACCGCCGCTATGCCCCTGCGGCGCGCGATCTCGACGCCACGATCAAGTCATCCCTGCGCGGCGACGGCCTCGCCGTCACCTCCCATCCCGGCAATGTCCTGGTCGAGCCCTGGGATATCGAGACCGGCCAGGGCAAGCCCTATTCGGTGTTCACGCCCTTTTGGAAGACCCTGCGCGACATGCCCATCGCGCGCCCCCTTCCCGCGCCCAGCGGCAACGCCCGCAAATCTCAAAGCGTGGACGGTGACTATCGGCAGCCGCATTGGGCCAAAAAACTTGCCGCCCATTGGACGATCGGCGAGACCGCGGCGCTGGATCGCCTTGACGATTTCCTCGACGAAGTTGCCGCCTATCCCGAAGGCCGCGACGTACCGGCCAAGCCTGCAACCTCTAGGCTGTCACCGCATCTGCGCTTCGGGGAAATCAGCCCGCGCCAGGTCTGGCACCGATCGAGGGCCTTTGCCCATGCCCATCCCGAGCAGGCCGCGGCCGTGGAAAAATTCCTGTCCGAACTGGCCTGGCGCGATTTCAGCTATCACCAGCTTTATCATCGCGACGACATCGCCACTGTGCCCATGCAGCCCAAATATGAGGGCGTCAAATGGCGCCACGCGCCCGCGCAACTGGCGGCCTGGCAGCGTGGCCAGACCGGCATTCCCATCGTGGATGCGGGAATGCGCGAGCTCTGGGAAACCGGCTACATGCACAACCGCGTGCGGATGCTGGTCGCCTCGTTCCTGGCCAAGAATCTGCTGATCGACTGGCGGCAGGGCGAAAACTGGTTCTGGGATTGCCTCGTGGATGCCGACGAAGCCAACAATCCGGCCAGCTGGCAATGGGTCGCCGGCAGCGGGCTCGACGCTGCACCCTATTTCCGCATCTTCAATCCGGTAACCCAGGGCGAACGCTTTGACGGGGCCGGCGACTATGTGCGGCGCTGGGTTCCCGAACTCGCCGGGCTCCCCGAAAGAGTGATCCACAAGCCCGCCGAGGCCCCTGCCGATGTGCTGGAGCAGGCCGGCATCACCATCGGCAGGACCTACCCGGCGCCGATCGTCGATCTCAAGCAGACCCGCCAGCGCGCCCTCGACGCCATCGGGGACCTTTGA
- a CDS encoding SRPBCC domain-containing protein, which produces MSDTMAGDGESQITLSRTIAANVSDVFAAWTDPALIEQWQVDEAEFDAFEGGTYHYVTFGEEDDEADHEVSGEVLQFVEDERLVMSWVHKDEDDEMIFVLDITFAPVGEDATRITLVERGLPHADAQTRIFSMEAWNAALEQLAELME; this is translated from the coding sequence ATGAGCGATACCATGGCAGGTGACGGCGAAAGCCAGATCACCCTCTCGCGCACCATTGCCGCCAATGTCAGCGATGTCTTCGCGGCCTGGACCGATCCGGCCCTGATCGAGCAGTGGCAGGTGGACGAGGCCGAGTTCGACGCCTTCGAGGGCGGCACCTATCACTACGTGACCTTCGGCGAAGAGGACGACGAGGCCGATCACGAGGTTTCGGGCGAAGTGCTGCAATTCGTCGAAGATGAGCGCCTCGTCATGTCCTGGGTCCACAAGGACGAGGACGACGAGATGATCTTCGTGCTCGACATCACCTTTGCCCCCGTGGGCGAGGACGCCACCCGCATCACTCTGGTCGAGCGCGGCCTGCCCCATGCCGATGCGCAGACCCGCATCTTTTCCATGGAAGCCTGGAATGCGGCGCTCGAGCAACTGGCAGAATTGATGGAGTGA
- a CDS encoding MFS transporter, giving the protein MTTASPTAAPDAQRTALSIILAVSGAHLLNDLLQFLLPALYPMLKETYGLSYLQIGLLTLGQQITACLLQPIFGLSGDLKPKPYWLALSMSIVGVGVAILAAANGFWLLFFAAVVVGTGSALFHPEASRVARMASGGRLGFAQSLFQVGGNAGTALGPLAAALILLPMGQSSVIYFLGVAVLGLMLLTYVGRWFAEHQRQAATRPRPVVVKPVLSRQRLVVAFAVIGALLLSKFIYIEGLKSYYAFFLIEKFALSAQDAQYYLFAFLGAVAAGTFFGGPIGDRYGRLAVIWVSILGALPFTLALPYLDLFWTCVMSIFVGLILSSAFSAMVVYAQELVPGKVGMIAGFIFGFAFGIGALGAAAMGALADWIGMIAVFQICAFLPALGILTIFLPRTAELHPGRSPA; this is encoded by the coding sequence GCGCGCATCTGCTCAATGACCTGCTGCAGTTCCTGCTGCCGGCTCTCTACCCGATGCTCAAGGAGACCTATGGCCTCTCCTACCTGCAGATCGGCCTGTTGACGCTTGGCCAGCAGATCACCGCCTGCCTGCTGCAGCCGATCTTCGGATTGTCCGGGGACCTCAAGCCAAAACCCTATTGGCTGGCGCTGTCGATGAGCATTGTCGGGGTCGGCGTTGCCATTCTGGCGGCGGCGAACGGCTTCTGGCTCTTGTTCTTCGCAGCGGTTGTCGTGGGAACCGGCTCGGCGCTGTTCCATCCCGAGGCGTCCCGCGTCGCCCGCATGGCGTCGGGCGGGCGGCTGGGTTTTGCGCAGTCGCTGTTCCAGGTCGGGGGCAATGCTGGCACCGCCCTTGGTCCGCTGGCCGCAGCGCTCATCCTGCTGCCCATGGGACAATCGAGCGTCATCTATTTCCTCGGCGTCGCGGTGCTCGGCCTCATGCTGTTGACCTATGTCGGCCGCTGGTTTGCCGAACACCAGCGCCAGGCCGCCACCCGTCCGCGGCCGGTCGTGGTCAAACCCGTCCTGTCGCGTCAGCGGCTGGTGGTGGCCTTCGCCGTCATCGGCGCCCTGCTGCTCTCGAAGTTCATCTATATCGAGGGGCTCAAGAGCTATTACGCCTTCTTCCTGATCGAAAAATTCGCGCTGTCCGCCCAGGATGCCCAATATTACCTCTTCGCCTTTCTTGGCGCGGTGGCAGCCGGCACCTTCTTTGGCGGACCGATAGGGGATCGCTATGGGCGGCTCGCCGTCATCTGGGTGTCGATCCTGGGCGCCCTGCCCTTCACCCTGGCCCTGCCCTATCTCGACCTGTTCTGGACCTGCGTGATGAGCATTTTTGTCGGGCTGATCCTGTCCTCGGCCTTTTCGGCCATGGTGGTCTATGCGCAGGAACTGGTGCCCGGAAAGGTGGGCATGATTGCCGGCTTCATCTTCGGCTTCGCCTTCGGCATCGGCGCGCTCGGCGCGGCCGCCATGGGCGCGCTTGCGGACTGGATCGGCATGATCGCGGTGTTCCAGATTTGCGCCTTCCTGCCCGCGCTTGGTATCCTCACCATCTTCCTGCCCCGCACGGCAGAACTGCATCCCGGAAGGAGCCCGGCATGA